One Streptomyces umbrinus genomic window, ACACAGGATGCGGACGCACACTTCCCCTCGCTCCCGGCGATATTGCCTACCTACGGGAGAGGGAACATCAGCTCAACAAAGTACTGCGCCTACAGGCCCACACAGCCGGCGCCACCTACGTCGACACCTACACCGAATCCCGGGAGCACAGCGCCTGCTCAGCCGAGGACACACGATGGATCGAGCCGCTGATCCCCAGAATCCCGGCAGCACCGGTACACCCCAACGCCCGTGGACAACGTGCGATCACACAGATCGTCCTGCGCGCCATGAGGGCAACACATTGAATCCTCCCCCTCGTAAACGAGGGGGATTCCTGGCTCAGGCTGCCTGGCGGAACAGCGTCCCGCCAGGTCTTGCACCATCAGCACCAGCCGGGTGGAGACCAGCCCGGGCCAGCATCACGCGGGCGGAGTTCTTGTCTCTGGGCGAGACGGTTCCGCACGCGGCGCAGGCGTAGGTTCGTTCCGAAAGCGGTAGTGCGTGCTTGGTTCTCGCTCCGCACTGCGCGCAGTCCATCGTGGTGTGCGCGGGATGGACCAGGTGCACGATCCTGCCGAGCTTGCGGGCCACTTCCAACAGGGCCTTCTTGGTGGCCCCGATGGCCGCATCGGCGGCCTTCCTCGCCATGGTCGACTTCGCAAGGAACTTCGGGCGGAAGTCCTCCACGGCGATGGCGTCGTGGTCGGCCACCACACGCTTGGCCCACTTGCGGCCGGTGTCCTGGCGTTGCCGGGACACCTTCTTGTACGCCTTGGCCCGCAGCTTCTTCGCTTCGCGGTAGCTCTGGGAGGCCGCCTGCCCCTTGGCGGGTTTGCGGCGGGCCATCATGCGGTCGTACCGCGACAGCTTCGCCTGGGCCTTCTTCCCGTGCCGGGCATGGGGGAGGTCGTGGGTGTCGCTGGTGGTGGTCGCGGTCTCCCTGACCCCCCAGTCGATCCCGATCACCCGGCCGGTCCCGGGCAGCGGCTGGACTTCGGCCGGCACGACGAACGAGGCGTACCAGTGCCCGAGGCTGTCGCGGTACACACGCACCGAGGACGGGTCGGCGGGAAGATCCCGCGACCACACGACCGTCAGGGCGATGTTCCCGGCGAGGTGCAGACGGCCGTCCTTCAGCCGGAAGCCGCGCCTGGTGTAGTTCAGGCTCGGGTCAGCCTCACGCTTCTTCTTGTACCTCGGCATCCCGGCCCGGCGATGCTGCGGCAGACGTTCACGGATGTCCTTCTGCGCCTTCGCACGGGACTTGCCGAAGTCGCGGATGATCTGCTGCTGGGGAACCGATGAGCCCTCACGCAGCCACAGCGTCTTCGCGCGGGCCTCGGTCAGCATCGTGTCGAGCCGGGCCGGACCGCACGTCGCCTTGTCCGTGTCTTCGGCGCGGTTCTTGTTCCAGAGGTCGGTCTGCTTGGACTTGGCGACGGACTCGTTCCAGATCCACCGGCACCGGTCCCACTCCGCCACCAGTCCACGCTCGGCGGTCGACGACACGCGCAGCCGGAACGTCCGCCGGGCATGCCCGGCGTCCCCGGCCCCCTTCACCACCGACACGACATCCCCCTCCCACGCCCCGCCCGATCACCCCAGCTTCCATGAAGAGACCGTACGTGCGACATGCACACACCCGTACCCCAACTACGGCAAAGCGACCCCAACCAGCGAACACGGGCACACCCGTTCGTTTTTCGGCTCCGTCGGCGGCTTTGCAGGCGCTCCGCGCCCCAGGAGACCAGACACGGCGACGCTCCGCGTCGCCGTCACGGGAGGCGATTCCTGCCCTGCGTGAACGCCGGGGCATCCTCGCAAGAATCAGGTGAGCTTCTCCGGTTTGGGGACCGACGGACGCGGCCTGTTCGGCCAGGTCGAGGGCCGCAACTCCGCCTCCGTCGCCGACCGGCTCACCTCCCAGCCCGCCTCCTGGTGCACGCAGGTCCGCTACGTCGCCATCGACCTGTGTGCCACCTTCCGCACCGCCGTCCACCGCGCGCTGCCCCACGCGGCCGTGGTCGTGGACTGCTTCCATCCCTCTCTTCGGAGGGAATCCCCGCCTTTAGACGCCATCTCATTTGGGTGACTAGACTTGTGGCGTGGCGAGGATCGTTGAGCGGCTGGTGCCGGATGAGTTGTGGGAGCTGTTCCAGCGGGTGGTCCCGGAGGCGCCGTCGCGGCCTCAGGGTGGCGGCCGGCGCCGGCACGGCGACCGGGAGGTGCTGGCTGCGATCGTCTTTGTGGCGACCTCGGGCTGCACGTGGCAGCAGTTGCCGACCGCGTCGTTCGGGCCGTCCGGCGCGACGGCCCACCGGCGTTTCACCGAGTGGACCAAGGCCCGGGTGTGGGCCAAGCTCCACCGCCTGGTGCTCGACGAACTCGGCTCCCGTGGCGAGCTGGACTGGTCGCGGTGCGCGATCGACTCGGTGAACATGCGGGCCCTGAAAAGGGGGAGCTGACAGGTCCGAATCCTGTAGACCGGGGCAAGTACGGGTCAAAGATCCACTTGATCACGGAGCGGACCGGACTGCCCCTGTCCATCGGCATCTCGGGCGCCAACACGCATGACAGCCAGGCACTGATCCCCCTGGTGAAGGGCATACCGCCGATCCGCTCCCGCCGGGGACCCCGGCGACGCAGACCCCGCAAACTCCACGCCGACAAGGGCTACGACTACAACCACCTGCGACGATGGTTAGCCGGCCGAGGAATCCGGCACCGCATCGCCCGCAGAGGTATCGAGTCCTCGGCCCGCCTGGGCCGCCACCGCTGGACCGTGGAGCGCACGATGTCCTGGCTCGCCGGATGCCGACGCCTGTACCGCCGCTACGAACGCAAAGCCGAGCACTTCCTAGCCTTCACCAGCATCGCCTGCACCCTGATCTGCTACCGCAGACTCACCAAATGAGATCACTTCTTAGCCCACGCCGCCGACCACGCCCACCTGCCCGAACTCGTCACCCTTGCCGAGACTGTCGAGCAGTGGTGGGACGGCATCGAGACTTACCTGACCACCGGGATCACCAACGCCGCCTCCGAAGGCAACAACCGCCTCATCAAGCTCGAAGCGCGTAACGCCTTCGGCTTCAGGAACCGAGAGAACCAATGCCTGAGCTCACGCTGCGCAACCACTCGGCGGAGCCGACGGGAGGCGCGCCCCCACTAAATTCGAGGACCCCGAAACATCGGCTTCCACCGGCGGTTCAAGTGGAGCCGGGAGAAGCGACTTGACCGTGACATCCCGCAGGCAGGCGTGGTTGAAACACGTGATCTGCGTGACAGGGAAGTCAACATGCAGGTAGGGGCGTTCATTGCGGCCCCGGTCCTGGGCATCGTGCTGGTCTTCAGGCCCGAGGTGTACGAGCTTTCCGCCGCGGCGTTCCTCGCGCTGCTGGCCGCCACACGCCGCTCGCTCGCGCCTGCGCTACCGGCGGCTTCGCATCGCCTGACGGCCCGGTGGCCGTCGCCGGGAGGATAGCGTCTTTCCGGCCGACGGCCGCCCGGTCCGCGCCCGCACCTCGTCACCCGCGTGGAAACGCCGGGGGATTTGCTTGCGCGAGCTGACGAATCTCCCAGTTTCCGTGATGAGTTCCCGGTAGAGAAATAGTCAAGACCTGTGGATCGGCGTGTCTTGCGACTTGTTGATCTCCTCCTGATTTCTCGGGTCGCTCGATGAGTTTGGCCTTCTCCGTCTTCGCGCCAGCCCGAGCCAGCGCGACCAGGTGGGAGGCGTTGATGGCGCGCCAGCGGGCCTGTGCGGACTCGATGAGCTTGTACGTCAGCCCACGCAGAGGTCGTCGGCCGCTACGGTGAGTGACGTCGTGGGTGCGTTCGGAGACGGCAGAGCCGGGTCGGATGCGCGTGACGGCGATCCCGACCGGCAACTACGTTGCTGAGGAGCGACCCGTAGTCACGACGAAGCGATCCCAGGAGCCGCTGATGTCCGAGAACCCGAGCAAGGCGCAACAGTCGGTCGTCGACCGCGCGACCTTCGAGCAGCAGTTGGAAGGGCTGCGGGCGAGGGAGAAGGCCCACACCCGCGAAGGCGACGCGATCGCCGCCGCGCGCCGCAGGCTCCCGATGGTCGAGGTGGCCGCAGACAGCCCGCTGCTGGGGCCGGACGGCCCCATGACACTCCTGGACGCGTTCGAAGGGCGACGCCAGATGATCGCCTACTACTTCATGTGGTGGCCCGGCCGGCCGGCCGCTGAGCAGTGCGAAGGCTGTACCTGGGTGATGAGCCACGTGGGCGAGCTGGCCTATCTGCACTCCCGTGACATCACCTTCGCCGTGTTTTTGTCAGGGGCGGAACACCGCCTACGGCTTCGCGGATGCGCAGACGTCGTACGAGGAGAGCCTGCGCTATCGCGCCTTCATGGGCTGGACGATGCCGTGGTACTCCGCCCAGCCCTCGCTTGAGTCGCTTCTTGTCGGCCGGGAGCTCGGCTTGTTCCACCTGGTGTGCTACCTGCGCGACGGCGACCGTGTCTTCGAGACGTACTGGACCAAACGTCGCGGGGCCGAGGCGGTGGACTACAGCTACGCGCTCATGGACCTCACAGTGTTCGGGCGCCAGGAGACCTGGGAAGACTCACCGGCAGGCTGGCAGCGCCTCGGGCACGCCACGCGGACCCTGGGCGGGGCTCCCGACTGGCCGCCGCTGTGGGAGGAGCGACCGGTTGGGCGTCCCACAGCACAGTGGCCGCGCGTCGACGCCGGCCGCTCTGATGACTTGGGCGCCACCGGCACCGGCCCGGCGGCCGAGTCCGATCACTGCCACTGATGGCGGATG contains:
- a CDS encoding GDSL-type esterase/lipase family protein; translated protein: MRQRAPKAHIYIIGYPAILPPGDTGCGRTLPLAPGDIAYLREREHQLNKVLRLQAHTAGATYVDTYTESREHSACSAEDTRWIEPLIPRIPAAPVHPNARGQRAITQIVLRAMRATH
- a CDS encoding RNA-guided endonuclease InsQ/TnpB family protein; its protein translation is MSVVKGAGDAGHARRTFRLRVSSTAERGLVAEWDRCRWIWNESVAKSKQTDLWNKNRAEDTDKATCGPARLDTMLTEARAKTLWLREGSSVPQQQIIRDFGKSRAKAQKDIRERLPQHRRAGMPRYKKKREADPSLNYTRRGFRLKDGRLHLAGNIALTVVWSRDLPADPSSVRVYRDSLGHWYASFVVPAEVQPLPGTGRVIGIDWGVRETATTTSDTHDLPHARHGKKAQAKLSRYDRMMARRKPAKGQAASQSYREAKKLRAKAYKKVSRQRQDTGRKWAKRVVADHDAIAVEDFRPKFLAKSTMARKAADAAIGATKKALLEVARKLGRIVHLVHPAHTTMDCAQCGARTKHALPLSERTYACAACGTVSPRDKNSARVMLARAGLHPAGADGARPGGTLFRQAA
- a CDS encoding transposase; its protein translation is MGTDGRGLFGQVEGRNSASVADRLTSQPASWCTQVRYVAIDLCATFRTAVHRALPHAAVVVDCFHPSLRRESPPLDAISFG
- a CDS encoding IS5 family transposase (programmed frameshift), whose translation is MVERLVPDELWELFQRVVPEAPSRPQGGGRRRHGDREVLAAIVFVATSGCTWQQLPTASFGPSGATAHRRFTEWTKARVWAKLHRLVLDELGSRGELDWSRCAIDSVNMRALKGELTGPNPVDRGKYGSKIHLITERTGLPLSIGISGANTHDSQALIPLVKGIPPIRSRRGPRRRRPRKLHADKGYDYNHLRRWLAGRGIRHRIARRGIESSARLGRHRWTVERTMSWLAGCRRLYRRYERKAEHFLAFTSIACTLICYRRLTK
- a CDS encoding transposase, which codes for MPELVTLAETVEQWWDGIETYLTTGITNAASEGNNRLIKLEARNAFGFRNRENQCLSSRCATTRRSRREARPH